A window of Dorea formicigenerans contains these coding sequences:
- a CDS encoding ParB/RepB/Spo0J family partition protein, translating to MVKQQCLFGTLLSIKVPGRHFLFPESWRKGVKMTEPNRQSEENEERIIEIEIERLRPFKEHPFQVKDDKEMFLLQESIEKYGILNPLIVRPVPDGYYEIISGHRRKHAAEKLGYRKVPVIIRVLSEDDSILSMVDSNLHRERISYSEKAFAYKLKNDVLKRKSGRKKSQVDHKTPRKRAIEIISEDCGDSPKQVQRYISLTKLIPEMLQKLDDEIISFCPAVEIAALSEKEQRELLVAMEYAQAIPSLSQAQRIRQLSKEKQLSLEKMEEIMCEVKKGEITRVAFTNEQLHKYFPNSYTPAMMKREILALLKLWKKESWDS from the coding sequence ATGGTCAAACAGCAATGTCTGTTTGGAACTTTACTATCTATAAAAGTTCCAGGCAGGCATTTTTTATTTCCTGAATCCTGGAGGAAAGGAGTCAAGATGACTGAACCAAACAGACAATCAGAAGAAAACGAAGAAAGAATCATAGAAATTGAGATTGAGCGTCTTCGACCGTTCAAAGAGCATCCGTTTCAGGTGAAGGATGATAAGGAAATGTTTCTTCTGCAGGAAAGCATTGAAAAGTATGGAATATTAAATCCGCTGATCGTCAGACCGGTACCGGATGGATACTATGAGATCATATCCGGCCACAGAAGAAAACATGCTGCGGAGAAACTGGGATACCGTAAAGTACCGGTAATCATCCGGGTATTAAGTGAAGATGATTCCATCTTGAGCATGGTAGATTCCAATCTTCACAGAGAACGGATCAGCTACAGTGAAAAAGCTTTTGCTTACAAACTGAAGAATGACGTATTAAAAAGAAAAAGTGGTCGAAAAAAGAGCCAAGTTGACCACAAAACACCAAGAAAGCGGGCAATAGAAATCATCAGTGAAGATTGTGGTGATAGCCCAAAACAAGTGCAGCGTTATATCTCACTGACAAAACTGATACCGGAAATGTTGCAGAAACTGGATGATGAGATCATTTCTTTTTGTCCGGCTGTAGAGATAGCTGCATTAAGTGAAAAAGAACAAAGAGAACTGCTTGTAGCAATGGAGTATGCACAGGCAATCCCATCACTCTCACAGGCCCAGAGGATCCGGCAACTGAGTAAAGAAAAACAGTTGTCACTGGAAAAGATGGAAGAGATCATGTGTGAAGTGAAAAAGGGTGAGATCACAAGAGTGGCATTCACAAACGAGCAGTTGCACAAGTATTTTCCAAATTCTTATACACCGGCAATGATGAAACGGGAAATACTGGCACTGTTGAAATTATGGAAAAAAGAATCATGGGATAGTTAA
- a CDS encoding ParA family protein, which produces MCKVISVVNQKGGVGKTTTTVNVGIGLAREGKKVLLIDADPQGSLTASLGYEEPDDLRITLATIMMDVINEEEISLEDGILHHQENVDLLPANIELSALEVTMGNVMSREMIMKEYIDAIRGRYDYILIDCMPSLGMMTINALVSSDSVLIPVQAAYLPVKGLQQLIKTILTVKKRLNRKLAIEGILLTMVDFRTNYARDIASRVHTTYGSQIEVFENVIPMSVKAAETSAEGKSIYMHCPKGKVAEAYKNLTQEVLKNEK; this is translated from the coding sequence ATGTGTAAAGTTATATCCGTAGTAAACCAGAAAGGTGGCGTCGGAAAGACCACCACAACCGTAAATGTAGGCATTGGACTGGCAAGAGAAGGTAAGAAAGTGTTGCTGATCGACGCGGATCCACAGGGAAGTTTAACCGCAAGTCTTGGATATGAGGAACCGGATGATCTTCGCATCACACTGGCAACGATTATGATGGATGTCATTAACGAAGAAGAAATCTCTCTGGAAGATGGTATCTTACATCACCAGGAAAATGTAGATCTACTTCCGGCAAATATTGAGCTTTCTGCCCTGGAAGTAACGATGGGAAATGTTATGAGCAGAGAAATGATCATGAAGGAATATATCGATGCGATAAGAGGCCGATACGATTATATCCTGATCGACTGTATGCCAAGTCTTGGTATGATGACAATCAATGCACTGGTCTCTTCCGATTCCGTGCTGATACCTGTACAGGCCGCATATCTGCCGGTGAAAGGACTTCAGCAGCTGATCAAGACCATTCTTACAGTAAAGAAAAGGCTGAACCGGAAACTGGCGATTGAGGGCATTCTGTTGACTATGGTTGATTTCAGAACCAATTACGCAAGGGACATTGCATCGAGAGTACATACAACATACGGAAGCCAGATAGAAGTATTTGAAAATGTGATTCCGATGTCTGTAAAAGCAGCTGAGACCAGTGCAGAGGGAAAAAGCATCTACATGCACTGCCCGAAAGGAAAAGTTGCCGAAGCATATAAGAACTTAACACAGGAGGTTTTGAAAAATGAAAAATAG
- a CDS encoding ParB/RepB/Spo0J family partition protein has product MKNRSGEKIKLASIDELLGVVNEESAMEIEISKIHPFKNHPFKVLDDEKMQDLVESVRINGVLTPVLLRMDDNEEYEMVSGHRRMHAAQLAGLTTIPAIVRELSDDDAIVAMVDANIQREELLPSEKAFAYKMKLEAMKRQGVRTDLTLSQNETKLRSDEVLSKQVGESRAQVQRFVRLTELIPELLDLVDNKKLQFTVAVNISYIDKEVQGWIYEYISDTGFIKPKQIAALRNQLNDGPINQIQMLSIFNNCVMAKKVSRSLTFSEKKLTKYFPDDYTAKDMEQVIESLLEKWMQEQSC; this is encoded by the coding sequence ATGAAAAATAGAAGTGGCGAAAAGATTAAACTGGCAAGCATTGATGAACTGCTTGGTGTGGTAAATGAAGAATCTGCAATGGAGATAGAGATTAGTAAGATCCATCCGTTTAAAAATCATCCGTTCAAGGTGCTGGATGATGAAAAGATGCAGGATCTGGTTGAAAGTGTAAGGATCAATGGAGTACTGACACCGGTACTGCTTCGAATGGATGATAATGAAGAATATGAAATGGTATCCGGTCACAGAAGAATGCATGCAGCACAGCTTGCAGGACTTACAACTATTCCGGCAATCGTAAGAGAATTATCGGATGATGATGCCATTGTGGCTATGGTGGATGCTAACATTCAGCGAGAGGAATTGTTGCCGAGTGAGAAAGCATTTGCTTATAAGATGAAACTAGAGGCAATGAAAAGACAGGGAGTTAGAACAGATTTAACTTTGTCTCAAAATGAGACGAAGTTGAGATCTGATGAAGTCTTGAGCAAGCAAGTTGGGGAAAGTAGAGCTCAGGTTCAAAGATTTGTACGATTAACAGAACTTATTCCGGAACTTCTTGATCTGGTAGATAACAAGAAGCTTCAGTTTACGGTTGCTGTCAATATCTCCTACATCGATAAGGAAGTACAGGGATGGATCTACGAATATATCAGCGACACCGGATTCATCAAACCAAAACAGATTGCAGCACTCAGAAATCAGCTGAATGATGGACCAATCAATCAGATTCAGATGTTATCGATTTTCAATAACTGTGTGATGGCAAAGAAAGTATCCCGGTCTCTTACTTTCTCAGAAAAGAAACTGACAAAGTATTTTCCGGATGATTATACAGCCAAAGATATGGAGCAGGTGATTGAATCATTATTAGAAAAGTGGATGCAGGAACAGTCCTGTTAA
- a CDS encoding DUF6017 domain-containing protein has product MEKKMTFNYFYGTEADQFSFYRIPKALFTDSYFKDLSSDAKILYGLMLDRMSLSIKNQWFDDKNRAYIYFSIEDIMELLNCGRNKAIKSMRELDDETGIGLIEKRRQGFGKVNVIYVKTFMPEKTDEKKFGEELEKFKKQTSVENEEPAEVYNLNFMKSQNQTSRSPENKLQEVYISNPNNTNLSYTEMNDNKSNPIISVDEKRFDSDNRSEDYQAYENLVKETIDYESLEVTHHDDMRQVDEIVNLIVETVMCKNDKILIASNWYPASLVKKKFLMLTYSHIEYVLHCMRGNTTKVKNIKKYLLASLFNAPSTMNGYYQAEVNHDMPGLVR; this is encoded by the coding sequence ATGGAGAAAAAAATGACATTTAATTATTTTTACGGTACCGAAGCTGATCAGTTCAGCTTCTACCGCATACCAAAAGCATTATTTACAGACAGCTATTTTAAAGATTTATCAAGCGATGCTAAAATTTTATATGGACTGATGTTGGATCGAATGTCTCTTTCCATCAAAAATCAGTGGTTTGACGACAAAAACAGAGCATATATCTACTTTTCCATCGAAGATATCATGGAATTACTGAACTGTGGCAGAAATAAAGCCATCAAATCCATGAGAGAGCTGGATGACGAAACAGGAATTGGTCTGATTGAGAAACGCAGGCAGGGATTTGGAAAGGTGAATGTTATCTACGTAAAAACCTTTATGCCTGAGAAAACAGATGAGAAAAAATTTGGAGAGGAATTAGAGAAGTTTAAAAAACAAACTTCTGTGGAAAATGAAGAGCCTGCAGAAGTTTACAATTTAAACTTCATGAAGTCCCAAAATCAAACTTCTAGAAGTCCCGAAAACAAACTTCAAGAAGTTTACATTTCAAACCCTAATAATACTAATCTTAGTTATACTGAAATGAATGATAATAAATCTAATCCTATCATATCTGTGGATGAGAAAAGATTTGATAGCGATAACCGCTCTGAGGATTATCAGGCTTATGAAAACCTTGTCAAAGAGACCATTGATTATGAATCACTGGAAGTAACCCATCATGACGATATGCGACAGGTAGATGAAATCGTGAACCTGATCGTAGAAACTGTGATGTGTAAAAATGACAAGATATTGATTGCCAGCAACTGGTATCCGGCATCACTGGTGAAGAAAAAATTTCTGATGCTGACCTATTCACATATCGAGTATGTCTTACACTGTATGCGTGGTAACACCACCAAAGTGAAGAACATCAAGAAATATTTATTAGCATCCCTGTTTAATGCACCGTCTACGATGAACGGGTATTATCAGGCAGAGGTGAACCATGATATGCCAGGACTGGTAAGATAG
- a CDS encoding NUDIX hydrolase N-terminal domain-containing protein produces the protein MNKNEQWLKWAVELQAIAQGGLFYGKDKFDIERYERIREISAEMISYKTEISTEKVQNLFCSDVGYQTPKIDTRAAIFKDGKILLVHEANGTWSLPGGWCDVDISVEENTIKEVKEESGLDVTVKRVIAVQDREKHNLPIYAYKVCKIFMQCEVTGGQFKTNIETTGFDYFGIDELPELAEEKNNKEQIAMCFNAMQSEKWEALFD, from the coding sequence ATGAATAAAAACGAACAATGGCTAAAATGGGCAGTAGAATTACAAGCTATTGCTCAGGGTGGTTTGTTTTATGGAAAGGACAAATTTGATATAGAACGATATGAAAGAATCCGAGAAATTTCTGCTGAAATGATAAGCTATAAAACTGAAATATCTACAGAAAAAGTTCAAAATTTATTTTGCAGTGATGTAGGATATCAGACTCCTAAAATAGATACAAGGGCTGCGATTTTTAAAGACGGGAAAATATTATTGGTTCATGAAGCAAATGGTACTTGGTCATTACCGGGAGGTTGGTGTGATGTCGATATTTCCGTAGAGGAGAATACAATAAAGGAGGTCAAAGAGGAATCAGGACTTGATGTTACTGTAAAACGTGTGATTGCTGTTCAAGATAGGGAGAAACATAATCTTCCAATATATGCGTATAAAGTATGTAAGATTTTTATGCAATGTGAAGTGACGGGCGGTCAATTTAAAACGAATATTGAAACAACAGGTTTTGATTATTTTGGAATTGATGAGCTTCCAGAACTTGCAGAAGAAAAGAATAATAAAGAACAAATTGCGATGTGTTTTAATGCAATGCAATCAGAAAAATGGGAAGCTTTATTTGATTGA
- a CDS encoding response regulator transcription factor codes for MNYKILMVDDDRELLKMLNQYFTLKNYTVIIAENGIEAMEKISVNPDIILLDVNMPGMDGIEVCRRIRDMVSCPIIFLTAKVEEQDRVMGLLSGGDDYVLKPFSLKELDARIIAHLKREERLHRKTEQRFYGELVIDYASKCVHIKGNALGLTKLEYEIIELLSMNPEMVFDKERIYEKISGYDAEGDSRVVTELIRRIRKKINQYTEHEYIETIWGMGYKWTK; via the coding sequence ATGAACTATAAAATTTTAATGGTTGATGATGATAGAGAATTGCTAAAAATGTTGAATCAATACTTTACATTGAAGAATTATACAGTGATTATTGCAGAAAATGGCATAGAAGCAATGGAAAAGATAAGTGTAAATCCCGATATTATTTTATTGGATGTAAATATGCCGGGAATGGACGGAATTGAAGTGTGCAGAAGAATCAGAGATATGGTTTCCTGTCCGATTATTTTTTTGACTGCAAAAGTAGAAGAACAGGATCGAGTAATGGGATTGTTGTCTGGTGGCGATGATTATGTTTTAAAACCATTCAGTTTGAAAGAATTAGATGCCAGAATTATTGCCCATTTGAAACGTGAGGAACGTTTACATAGAAAAACAGAACAACGGTTTTATGGGGAATTAGTAATTGACTATGCCAGTAAATGCGTACATATTAAAGGAAATGCTTTAGGGCTTACTAAATTAGAATATGAGATTATAGAACTTTTATCCATGAACCCTGAAATGGTGTTTGATAAGGAACGTATTTATGAAAAGATTAGTGGATACGATGCAGAAGGAGATAGCCGAGTGGTGACAGAGTTAATTCGTAGAATTCGTAAAAAAATCAATCAATATACGGAGCATGAATATATTGAAACGATATGGGGGATGGGATATAAATGGACAAAATAA
- a CDS encoding HAMP domain-containing sensor histidine kinase: MDKIRNLSLRKTIVLYMIVSLIVSFYLSALIMRMAATIQDDIWWKYVDQEKYFEMAEGEGRKYLTDVPRPNSYEMKKFDYHVSEICDFLQTFTVLIVSVVGNIIAVFLFYKHKLKNPIEELELASQQVGRNNLDFHITYENKDEMGRLCREFERMKEQLAENNHQLWKMIEEEKALRTAIAHDIRSPLSVLEGYQEMLSEYLPKKEINMEQALDMVNESKKQIERMDIFVETMRKMSSLDARELVAEKITSKQLETDIRAEMNVFEKKFGKQYDLECSETAEKFSGDKEVILEVIENLLSNAFRYAKTKVEMEVLLTYSELQIRVKDDGVGFTVDKQKATELFYQQNVKDSLKHSGMGMYISRLYCEKHGGQLLIENEKQSGAVITAVFHRIA; encoded by the coding sequence ATGGACAAAATAAGAAATCTTTCGTTGAGAAAAACTATAGTTTTGTATATGATTGTTAGTTTGATAGTTAGTTTTTATCTTTCAGCATTGATTATGCGAATGGCAGCCACTATACAAGATGACATTTGGTGGAAATATGTAGATCAAGAAAAGTATTTTGAAATGGCAGAAGGTGAAGGTAGAAAGTATTTGACAGATGTTCCGAGACCGAATTCTTATGAAATGAAAAAATTTGATTATCATGTATCAGAGATATGCGATTTCCTTCAGACGTTTACAGTACTTATCGTGTCTGTGGTAGGCAATATCATAGCAGTGTTTCTTTTTTATAAGCATAAATTGAAAAATCCCATTGAAGAATTAGAACTGGCATCACAACAAGTTGGTCGAAATAATTTGGATTTTCATATTACCTATGAAAATAAAGATGAAATGGGAAGATTGTGCAGAGAATTTGAACGGATGAAGGAGCAGCTTGCAGAAAATAACCATCAATTATGGAAAATGATTGAGGAAGAAAAGGCTTTGCGAACAGCGATTGCACATGATATACGTTCTCCACTATCTGTGCTGGAGGGGTATCAGGAAATGCTTTCAGAATATCTCCCTAAGAAAGAGATAAATATGGAGCAAGCCCTAGATATGGTAAATGAAAGCAAAAAACAGATTGAACGTATGGATATATTTGTGGAAACAATGCGAAAGATGAGCAGTTTAGATGCAAGGGAGTTGGTGGCAGAAAAAATTACAAGTAAGCAGTTAGAAACAGACATACGTGCAGAGATGAATGTGTTTGAGAAAAAATTTGGAAAGCAATACGATTTAGAATGTTCGGAAACAGCAGAAAAATTTTCGGGAGATAAGGAAGTGATTTTAGAGGTTATAGAAAATCTTTTGTCAAATGCCTTTCGTTATGCCAAAACAAAAGTGGAAATGGAAGTTCTCCTTACTTATTCTGAATTACAAATCAGAGTAAAGGATGATGGAGTGGGATTTACAGTAGACAAACAAAAGGCAACAGAGCTTTTTTATCAGCAAAATGTGAAAGATAGTTTGAAACATTCAGGAATGGGTATGTATATCAGCAGATTGTATTGTGAAAAGCATGGCGGACAGTTACTTATAGAAAACGAAAAACAGAGTGGAGCTGTAATAACAGCAGTATTTCATCGGATTGCATAA
- a CDS encoding ABC transporter permease encodes MIAIFKREIKNYLKRPLFWVGILLVIYGVFNTTSPYLMTHYLGQGEKIVNDYPDTVRLGDVYEGYIPANPEKHREIWSGQIKQALIDELEMSDLEAQSVMSELVDMELEEAFVYLEEKYDWYSARYMYEDSAYYKGTSEEINAYLNEKMKNKTFSFYYSRKFADFAGLFMCFFATIMLAVLFLQDTKKHTYELLHTKPITAGKYVLGKVSAGFAICLIALTIINLLFWALCVIYTKDSGFEVRFWDFIVSTVLYILPNMLMIVSVYTLISLLFKNPLPGVPLLILYMVYSNMGGRNAEGVYGYWGRPFAIMVRFPDQLFDTTPPPMAFLNQSLLILASVVIILISIQIWKRRRM; translated from the coding sequence ATGATTGCTATTTTTAAAAGAGAGATTAAGAATTATCTAAAGCGACCGTTATTTTGGGTAGGTATTCTGCTTGTGATTTATGGTGTGTTTAATACGACAAGTCCATATTTAATGACACACTATTTAGGGCAAGGAGAGAAAATTGTCAATGATTATCCTGATACAGTTCGCTTAGGAGATGTTTATGAAGGATATATTCCTGCGAATCCTGAAAAACATCGAGAAATATGGAGTGGACAGATAAAACAAGCACTAATTGATGAATTAGAAATGTCTGATTTAGAGGCACAATCCGTAATGAGCGAACTTGTTGATATGGAGTTAGAAGAAGCATTCGTATATCTGGAGGAAAAATATGATTGGTATAGTGCAAGATATATGTACGAAGATAGTGCCTATTACAAAGGAACATCAGAAGAAATCAACGCATATCTGAACGAAAAAATGAAAAATAAGACGTTTTCTTTTTATTACTCAAGAAAATTTGCTGATTTTGCAGGGTTGTTTATGTGTTTTTTTGCAACAATTATGTTAGCGGTTCTGTTTTTACAGGATACGAAAAAGCATACTTATGAATTGCTTCACACGAAACCGATCACTGCCGGAAAGTATGTATTGGGAAAAGTAAGCGCAGGATTTGCAATTTGTTTGATTGCTCTGACTATTATAAATCTATTATTTTGGGCATTGTGTGTTATTTATACAAAAGACAGTGGGTTTGAAGTGCGGTTCTGGGATTTTATAGTTTCTACTGTACTTTATATACTTCCCAATATGCTGATGATTGTAAGTGTATATACATTGATTTCACTCCTATTTAAAAATCCACTTCCGGGAGTGCCGCTTCTGATTCTTTACATGGTATATTCCAATATGGGCGGAAGAAATGCGGAAGGAGTTTATGGATATTGGGGAAGACCTTTTGCGATTATGGTTCGATTCCCTGATCAGCTTTTCGATACGACACCGCCACCAATGGCATTTTTAAATCAGAGTCTACTTATTTTAGCATCTGTAGTGATTATTCTGATTTCAATACAGATTTGGAAGAGGAGGCGGATGTAA
- a CDS encoding ABC transporter ATP-binding protein, whose protein sequence is MSIHIEDLTVRFKNGVTAINHANLNIPNGIFGLLGENGAGKTTLMRVLTTVLKPTSGTVTLDRILYSEGNYEKIQRKIGYLPQEIDLYPNLTVQECLEYMGDLAGVPKAECKKRIEYYLKKTSLAEHRKKKMKQLSGGMKRRVGLVQALLNEPEFLIVDEPTTGLDPEERIRIRNLLVDFSENRTVLFSTHVVEDLAATCNQLAIMHKGSFLYAGSMKNLTEEAQGKIWICKVPDERKAREVEQKYRITSKQYVEGGLQLRVISEIQPELECMSIPATLEDAYIYVTNQYE, encoded by the coding sequence ATGAGTATTCATATTGAGGATTTAACAGTAAGATTTAAAAATGGTGTGACAGCAATCAATCATGCGAATTTAAATATACCGAATGGAATTTTTGGATTATTGGGAGAAAATGGAGCAGGAAAGACAACTTTGATGAGGGTTTTAACTACTGTACTTAAACCTACAAGTGGAACGGTCACATTGGACAGGATTTTATATAGTGAAGGAAACTATGAAAAAATCCAGAGAAAAATAGGGTATCTGCCACAGGAAATTGATCTTTACCCGAATTTGACAGTTCAGGAGTGTTTAGAGTATATGGGGGATTTGGCAGGTGTTCCAAAAGCGGAGTGCAAGAAACGAATAGAATATTATTTGAAAAAGACCAGTCTTGCAGAACACCGGAAAAAGAAAATGAAACAGTTGTCAGGCGGGATGAAACGACGGGTAGGATTAGTGCAGGCGCTTTTAAATGAACCGGAATTTTTGATTGTGGATGAGCCGACTACCGGTTTAGATCCAGAGGAACGTATTCGCATCCGCAATTTGTTAGTAGATTTTTCTGAAAACAGAACGGTTTTGTTTTCAACTCATGTGGTGGAAGATTTGGCTGCTACCTGTAACCAACTTGCAATTATGCACAAAGGTAGTTTCTTATATGCGGGTTCTATGAAGAATTTGACAGAAGAAGCACAGGGGAAAATCTGGATTTGCAAAGTACCTGATGAGAGAAAAGCAAGAGAAGTGGAACAGAAGTATCGTATTACATCAAAACAGTATGTTGAGGGGGGATTGCAGTTAAGAGTGATTTCTGAAATACAGCCAGAATTGGAGTGTATGTCAATTCCTGCAACGTTGGAAGATGCTTATATTTATGTGACGAATCAATACGAGTAG
- a CDS encoding DUF6219 family protein, with protein sequence MKAHKYWSISALITMLGTFYTGYKGSKEGHKYFAASTLLCMIMAIYTGHKMISGKSRKKKEVSVESVED encoded by the coding sequence ATGAAAGCACATAAATATTGGTCTATCAGTGCACTGATTACAATGCTTGGAACTTTTTATACAGGTTATAAGGGATCAAAAGAAGGCCATAAGTACTTTGCAGCAAGTACTTTGCTTTGCATGATTATGGCTATTTATACAGGACACAAGATGATTTCTGGTAAAAGTAGGAAGAAAAAAGAAGTTTCAGTAGAGAGTGTTGAAGATTAA
- a CDS encoding CpXC domain-containing protein has product MSRHHIEKVTCPSCHHEGDFELWDSINTALDPEMKEKVLNKSIFLYTCPSCGETFRLNYPTLYHQMEDLIMIYLVSESEVEKTYEMFYGENALFDFRTEKYLSRIVTSPNQLVEKIQIFDAGKDDRIMELVKLLATDSLLENNPDEEFDELRFAVDDDGTNILVIINKGETTGAVDIDDMYEFASSHCTDFKDLRDDEDIVINRKWILNKLAEAENE; this is encoded by the coding sequence ATGTCAAGACATCATATTGAAAAAGTAACTTGTCCTTCCTGCCATCATGAGGGGGATTTTGAGCTCTGGGACAGTATTAATACTGCACTGGATCCTGAAATGAAAGAGAAGGTACTTAATAAATCTATTTTCCTTTATACTTGCCCGAGCTGTGGAGAGACCTTTCGTTTAAACTATCCTACACTCTATCACCAGATGGAAGATCTTATCATGATTTATCTGGTTTCTGAATCAGAAGTAGAAAAGACATATGAAATGTTTTATGGTGAAAATGCTTTGTTTGATTTTCGTACTGAAAAATATTTATCCCGAATCGTAACGTCACCAAATCAGCTCGTTGAAAAGATACAGATTTTTGATGCAGGTAAAGATGACAGGATAATGGAACTTGTTAAATTACTTGCGACAGATTCTCTTCTCGAAAATAATCCTGATGAAGAATTTGATGAACTGCGCTTTGCTGTCGACGATGACGGAACAAATATTCTTGTAATCATTAATAAGGGTGAGACCACTGGTGCAGTTGACATTGACGATATGTATGAATTTGCTTCTTCACACTGCACTGATTTCAAAGATCTCCGAGATGATGAGGATATTGTTATCAATCGGAAGTGGATTCTTAACAAACTTGCTGAAGCAGAAAACGAATAG
- a CDS encoding ImmA/IrrE family metallo-endopeptidase: MIYLRNTYIYTETKKLIKKYGTRDPFEIMDQMNIVVGETSRYKTLKGYCFMSCKTIYVMISSFLSEEEKMIVAAHELGHIILHRSQLKMAPMQDDTLYNMTDNTEYQANLFAADLLIDDEEIEDMVQNEDLDYFGLCSSLNATPELMSFKLYSLTKRGQAYHMPMEIQSNFLAK; encoded by the coding sequence GTGATTTATTTGAGAAACACTTACATATATACAGAAACAAAGAAATTAATCAAGAAATATGGCACCAGGGATCCCTTTGAGATCATGGATCAGATGAACATTGTTGTCGGGGAAACTTCCAGATATAAGACACTGAAAGGATATTGTTTTATGAGCTGCAAGACGATCTATGTCATGATCAGCAGTTTCCTTTCAGAAGAAGAAAAGATGATCGTTGCCGCCCATGAATTAGGGCATATCATCCTGCATCGTTCCCAGCTGAAAATGGCTCCGATGCAAGATGATACACTCTACAATATGACGGATAATACAGAATACCAGGCCAATCTGTTTGCTGCCGATCTTCTGATTGATGATGAGGAGATCGAAGATATGGTTCAGAACGAAGACCTGGATTACTTCGGACTCTGCAGTTCTCTGAATGCAACTCCGGAACTCATGAGCTTTAAACTATACAGCCTGACAAAACGAGGCCAGGCTTATCATATGCCGATGGAGATTCAGAGTAATTTCCTGGCAAAATAA
- a CDS encoding helix-turn-helix domain-containing protein, which translates to MKLIRQGLERGMFMTFGEKVRSLRKEKKMSQQELASMVGVSYRTIRSWEVEGRFPKQNVLYQKLADALQCDVSYLMSEDEAFITEASEQFGNRGAKQAQQILEQAAAMFAGGSLTDEDKIAFMDEIQSLYLDSKRRAKKFTPKKYLKNQEEK; encoded by the coding sequence ATGAAACTTATAAGACAAGGCTTAGAAAGAGGTATGTTTATGACATTCGGTGAAAAAGTAAGATCATTAAGAAAAGAAAAAAAGATGAGTCAGCAGGAACTGGCCAGTATGGTTGGTGTTTCATATAGGACCATTCGATCCTGGGAAGTAGAAGGACGTTTTCCAAAACAAAATGTTCTGTATCAGAAACTGGCAGATGCATTACAGTGTGACGTTTCTTATCTCATGAGTGAGGATGAAGCTTTTATCACAGAAGCATCCGAACAGTTTGGTAACCGTGGTGCCAAACAGGCTCAGCAGATCCTGGAACAGGCTGCAGCTATGTTTGCTGGTGGATCACTGACAGACGAAGATAAAATAGCTTTTATGGATGAGATCCAGAGCCTTTATCTGGATTCCAAAAGACGTGCAAAGAAATTTACACCGAAAAAATATCTGAAAAACCAAGAGGAAAAATAA